The Anguilla rostrata isolate EN2019 chromosome 1, ASM1855537v3, whole genome shotgun sequence nucleotide sequence tgagtgtgtgtgggtgagtgtgtgggcgagtgtgtgagtgtgtgagtgtgtgtgggtgagtgtgtgtgtgtgtgtgggtgagtgtgtgggcgagtgtgtgagtgtgtgagtgtgtgtgggcgagtgtgtgagtgtgtgagtgtgtgtgggtgagtgtgtgtgtgtgtgtgggtgagtgtgtgggcgagtgtggtgagtgtgtgagtgtgtgtgggtgagtgtgtgtgtgtgtgtgggtgagtgtgtggggcgagtgtgtgagtgtgtgagtgtgtgtgggtgagtgtgtgtgtggtgtgtgggcgagtgtgtgggcgagtgtgtgagtgtgtgagtgtgtgtgggcgagtgtgtgggcgagtgtgtgggtgtgtgagtgtgtgtgggcgagtgtgtgggcgagtgtgtgggtgtgtgagtgtgtgtgggtgagtgtgtgggcgagtgtgtgagtgtgtgagtgtgtgtgggtgagtgtgtgtgtgtgtgtgggtgagtgtgtgggcgagtgtgtgagtgtgtgagtgtgtgtggggatggttgtgtgtgtgtgtgtggtgagtgtgtggggagtgtgtgagtgtgtgagtgtgttgtggggagtgtgtgagtgtgtgagtgtgtgtgggtgagtgtgtgtgtggtgtgggtgagtgtgtgggcgagtgtgtgtgggtgtgagtgtgtgtgggtgggtgatgtgtggagtgtgtgggtgtgagtgtgtgtgggcgatgtgttgtgagtgttggtgagtgtgttgttgtggggagtgtgtgagtgtgtgagtgtggagtgtgtgtggtgagtgtgtgtgtgtgtgtgtgggtgagtgtgtgagtgtgtgtgtagtgtgtgtggggagtgtgtgtgtggtgtgtgggtgtgagtgtggtgtgtgtgtgggtgagtgtgtgagtgtgtgagtgtgtgtggtgatgtgtggtgtgtggtggtgtgagtgtgtgtgggtgtgtgtgtgtggtgagtgtgtgagtgtgtggtgtgtgtgtgggtgagtgtgtgtggtgtgtgggtgagtgtgtgagtgtgtgagtgtgtgtgggtgagtggtgtgtgtgtgtgtgtgggagtgttgtgaggtggtggtgtgtgtgtggtgagtgtgtgtgtgtgtgtgggtgagtgtgtgtgtggtgtgtgggtgagtgtgtgagtgtgtggaggtgtggtgtgtgggtgagtgtggtgtgtgtgtgtgggtggagtgtgtgtggtgtgtgagtgtgtgtgggtgagtgtgtgtgtgtgtgtgggtgagtgtgtgtgtgtgtgtgggtgagtgtgtgagtgtgtgagtgtgtgtgggtgagtgtgtgtgtgtgtgtgggtgagtgtgtgagtgtgtgagtgtgtgtgggtgagtgtgtgtgtgtgtgtgggcgagtgtgtgagtgtgtgagtgtgtgtgggtgagtgtgtgtgtgtgtgtggtggggtgtagtgtgtgttgtggtgtgtgtgggtgagtgtgtgtgtgtgtggtgagtgtgtgtgggtgagtgtgtgtgtgtgtgtgggtgagtgtgtgagtgtgtgagtgtgtgtgggtgagtgtgtgtgtgtgtgtgggcgagtgtGGGAAAACACCGTTGTGTGCTCTGTTTCGTTCCTCCCTTTTGGATAcaggggggttggagggggggggggataaaccCATGTAAATGTGAGACTGATTAACAAATCTGATTAGAGCCGGGAGTTTGGGAGGGGCGTGTTTAACTGAAACACCCACTcgctgtgtgggcgtgtgtgtgtgtgtgtgtgtgtgtgtgtgtgtgtgtgtgtgctgatttgaaatgtgtgtttgtacaccAAACACCAGGCCTACCGCACACTGCCTGGCTGGGAGATCATGTGGGCTGTGTGTTTTGAGGGCAGTGCGAGCCCCTGGCCTGGTTTTCTGTGTAGCTCTGAGAgagctttttcttcttcttctgtttttttgcgAGGCGGTTGGCGGCGAATGAAAGTGTCGGTTCGAGCAGCTCACGCTGGAGGACTGCTTTAATATGGCAGAGCTGTCGTCGTCACGGCAGCAGCCAGCTCAGGGGTCACtctctgtgcgcgtgtgtgacaTGATGATTGGTAgcaggctgtgcgtgtgtgtgtgtgtgtgcgtgtgtgtgcgtgtgtttgtggaaggggagggtggtgtcaGCCTTGATTACACGTGCATTTGAGTTTTAGAGGTTATGTTTCTGCATGCTTTTGGGATTTTGCGCATGTTTGTTTACACAtgctgctaataataataataataataataataataataataataataatataataataatgtgcctGATGATTAATGATCATGGCAAcaggctgcgtgtgtgtgcgggtgcgaaTGTGAGGTTGTGGTGCTggtgtctggttgtgtgtgtgtttgcatgcatctggctccccccccccccccccccagggtcagCGTCCCTCCCCTGCATCACTGCGTGTGCTCTcttacccctctctccctcaccctgtgattccccctccatcccccccccccccccgctgcctcGTATATCCTCCGCACCTTTCctgttcccccaccccccacccccccaccccatacatCAGCCCGTGATGCTGCTCTGTGTAAATCCAGGGTCCAGCAGCATTCTAATGAAGGCAGCGGCCCCCGGGCGACATATTttacaccccccatccccccacccacccccccccctccccccccgtcccgagGCCTTTGATGGAGGCGGTGAAATAAAAGCGCGTGCGTTTGGCGgtgcgagagaaagagaaggttTTACTTCCTCTGACAGACGCGGGTCTTAGAGAAGAGAACGGGCCCCGGAGGAGGCCTCTCAGGTTCATCAGCGGCGGCTTCGCCGACGCCGGcgataaaacagccttttagaGGGCCGGcagcgggcgggcgagcgagggagagagcgcgGGGCCCCCGGCGAGTCCGTTACCCTCCCCGTCTGGACGGGGCCGTCGGGGGCGTTGGGTGACGGCCCTCCCGGGCGCGGGGCGCGGGGTAATCTGTAGCCCTCAGGCGCGACCAAAGCCCAAAATGGCGGCTCCCTCGCTCGGAGCTCGGAGCTCGAACGCTGTAAACTCTGGCGTCGTGTTTATGAACTACAGCAGCGGTCCGGGGAGacagcaccccccccgcccctgcccccgccccccccgcctcccccttcCGTCCACAGAAACGGGCTCTGCTCTGATTCAGTATTTCATTACGATGTCCTTACGGGACTTTGAGACTGCAAACAGCTCTAATCTGTACCgcaagtttttttcatttttatttatttatttatttattaggttTTTTTTAGGACGCCGCTCCCGTGTGCCTCTAGCTGGCcctgcttccctctctcttttttttttttttggtgactgACTAATGTTTTGCTGCTGTGGTGAATTCCACTGATTGTCGGAGCAAAACGGGCTGTTTTGAGTCACGGGTCTGCGGGGTTTGAGAGAGCACACTAcaccactcacaccacacaccaccacacaccgcacacacacacacacacacacacacaaaacacacaccacacacagtacatacaccacacacacgcacacaacacacacacactgcctgtaccagcacacacacacacacacagccagcgacacacgccacacaccacgcacacacgcgcccacttccacacaccaccacatcAGCACCTACACGACAATCGCGCCGCACATCAGCTCGCACCTacacgcgccacacacacacgacttcGACGCACACACCACTGCGCGCCCTAACAcgcagcacacaccacacacacacacacacacgcacacaccacacacactcgcgcacacacacacacacacacgcacacacactcgcgcacacacacacacacgcacacactacgcacacacacacgcgcacacacacacacacacacacacacacacacacacacacacacacacacggcgagCAGCCGCCGGCTCACTTCTCACCGCCAGCTCCCACTCGCGCCCTCCGAAAAGTTTCAGGGGCCTGGGGGCCGGCAGGCTCGCCCCTCTCCTGCCTGAGCACAGCTTTCTGACGCCTCCCTCTCTCGTCCCTAACCTGAGCTCCGtgtctccctcttctccccccccaggAGCGGTGTCCCAGAAGGTGAAGGTGCAGCCGGAGGTGGTGTCCTACCCCGGGGAGACGGTGAACCTGCGCTGCTCCTTCCTGGATCACGGAGGCATCCAGCTGACTCAGGTGAGCGGATGTGGGGCATCCAGCTGACTCAGGTGAGCGGATGTGGGGCATCCAGCTGACTCAGGTGAGCGGATGTGGGGCATCCGGCTGACTCAGGTGAGCGGATGTGAGGCATCCAGCTGACTCAGGTGAGCGGATGTGAGGCATCCAGCTGACTCAGGTGAGCGGATGTGAGGCATCCAGCTGACTCAGGTGAGCGGATGTGGGGCATCAGCTGACTCAGGTGAGCGGATGTGGGGCATCCAGCTGACTCAGGTGAGCGGATGTGGGGCATCCAGCTGACTCAGGTGAGCGGATGTGGGGCATCCAGCTGACTCAGGTGAGCGGATGTGGGGCATCCAGCTGACTCAGGTGAGCGGATGTGGGGCATCCAGCTGACTCAGGTGAGCGGATGTGGGGCATCCAGCTGACTCAGGTGAGCGGATGTGGGGCATTCAGCTGACTCAGGTGAGCGGATGTGGGGCATCAGCTGACTCAGGTGAGCGGATGTGGGGCATCCAGCTGACTCAGGTGAGCGGATGTGGGGCATCAGCTGACTCAGGTGAGCGGATGTGGGGCATCCAGCTGACTCAGGTGAGCGGATGTGGGGCATCCAGCTGACTCAGGTGAGCGGATGTGGGCATCAGCTATCAGGTGAGCGGATGTGGGGCATCCAGCTGACTCAGGTGAGCGGATGTGGGGCATCAGCTGACTCAGGTGAGCGGATGTGGGGCATCCAGCTGACTCAGGTGAGCGGATGTGGGGCATCCAGCTGACTCAGGTGAGCGGATGTGGGGCATCCAGCTGACTCAGGTGAGCGGATGTGGGGCATCCAGCTGACTCAGGTGAGCGGATGTGGGGCATCCGGCTGACTCAGGTGAGCGGATGTGGGGCATCCGGCTGACTCAGGTGAGCGGATGTGGGGCATCCGGCTGACTCAGGTGAGCGGATGTGGGGCATCCGGCTGACTCAGGTGAGCGGATGTGGGGCATCCGGCTGACTCAGGTGAGCGGATGTGGGGCATCCAGCTGACTCAGGTGAGCGGATGTGGGGCCTAGCGCGGGTGCTCCCTGAAGCCGCACAGTGCACCTGAAATATGACCTTTGGGCCCGCCCCGGATCAAAGAATGTTCCTCAGCATAATCCCTGTCCTGCAGGTGCAGTTCAGGCATGGGGGGGGCGGTAAATGGAGTGTATTATAAATAGGAGAATAAATTAGGATATAAATTGGGATATAAATAAGTTGATGGAGCGAGAAATAGGGGCAGAGTGGCGAGAATGCACAAGGCTCAGGAGGAAAAGATGCAGGAGAAACAAGCCGCTCTCCCCGAGGAGGGATGAAGGATGAGGGCGATTAGGAGCTTCTGTCCTCACAGATCCGCTTTTGGGCCGGCGCGCAGAGCGCCCTGCGTTTCGTCTGAAAGCTCCCCCTAACGAAGCCACGTCTCCTTCTGTAGGTGTCCTGGATCTGGGAGCCCAAGGACGGCGCCCGGGACAACATCGCGGTCTTTCACCCTCAGTTCGGGGCCAGCTACCCCGCCTCGCCCCTGACGGGCCGGGTCACCTTCCCCAACCCGTCCCTGGAAAACCCGTCCATCGAGATCAAGGACGTGAAGATGACGGACGAGGGCACCTACGTGTGCGAGTACGCCACCTACCCCAGCGGCAACGAGCAGGGCGAGACCGTGCTGGTCATGCTCGGTcagtacgccccccccccccccccgcccgttaaccccgccccccgcctgttaaccccgccccctgcccctcccgtTAACCCCATACCCCCGCCCGTTAACCCCGCCGCCTGCAcgttaaccccgcccccccgccagtTAACCCTGTCcgttaaccccgccccctgccccccccccgcccgttaaccccgccccccgcccgttaaccccgccccctgcccgtTAACCCCGCCGCCTGCACGttaacccgcccccccccagtaccCTGTcgttaaccccgccccctcgccccccccccccctgcccgttaaccccgcccccgcccgttaaccccgccccccgcccgttaaccccgccccccgcccgttAACCCCGCCCGCGCCCAAACCCGTTTAACGGCCGCGACTAACGGCGTTTGCCCGCTGAGCTGCGCCTCGTTAAAAGGCCCGGTAACCGTGGCGCTCGCTCACCTTGGAGAGCCCGCGGTCGAGCGGGCCGGGTATCGATCACCCTGCTTGTCATGCGGGCTGCCTCGTCCCTCCCAGtggcctcgcccccccccccaccccccccccgtcccccgcggAGCGTGCGGGTCCAGCTTGTGTTGCTGACGGGAGCCGTCCCACTGATTgatttcctctcccctccctctcttcccccgcAGCCAAGCCCAAGAACACGGCCTCCATCGTCACGGTGACGGCGGGCCAGAAGCCGGTGGTGGTGGCGCGCTGCGAGTCGGCCAACGGCAAGCCGCCGGCCACGATAAAGTGGGTGTCGGTCGTCAACGGCAACGGGACGGTGGTCTCCGCGCCGGGCACGGACAACACGGTGACGGTGTCCAGCGAGTACCGGCTGGTCCCCACGCCCGCCGACAACGGCAAGGACCTGAGCTGCGTGGTGACGCACCGGACGCAGGACAAGCCGCAGAGCCTGCCGCTGAAGCTGGCCATCGAGTGTAAGACCTAAGCTCGCTAAAACTCACCCAAACTCTTTGAGTTCCCGCTTTAGAAACCTGACCCCTGTGcgtctcctcccccccgcccgcaGACCCCCCCCAGGTCACCGTCGTCGGGTACGACAACAACTGGTACGTGGGCCGCGCCGACGTGTCGCTGACCTGCCAGGCCACCGGCAACCCCGTCCCGGAATCGGTCGACTGGAAAGTGTGAGTGGCGTCGCCTCGCtgggcggtgtggggggggtggggtgggggggaggttctGGAACGTTCCGTTTGGTTTAAAGCGCTGTTCGCTGTTGGGGCTCGTTGGGTTGCGTTCTGGAGAACGCTTACGTGGTTTGGCCGGCCGTGTGCGTCGTCGTCAGGCGTGTCCCGTGTGAAGGTGCGGAGGTGTGAAGGTGTGaaggtgtggaggtgtggaggtgtgatggtgtgtctTCTCAACACCCTGTCCTGTGCTAGATGACCGGTTTGGGGGCTATTCTGGGATTGCGTAGCCTTTTCGGTTATAAACAAGATGGAGGCGCCTGCCACACCTGACCTAATTTTGAGTGCTGAcctacatcccccccccccccccctgtccctccccccagTCTGTCGGGGCAGATGCCTGAGACCGTGCAGCGCAAGGGGAACAAGCTGGTGGTGCTGAAGGTGGATGATCGGGTGAACACCACCTTCGTGTGTGAGGTGAAGAACCGGCTGGGCGTGGGCAAGGACCAGGTCACCGTCGTGGTCAGAGGTAGGTCACGGAAAGCGCCGGAAAGCCGACTGTGTCTGCAAGCGCGTTCTGCACCgggcccacacactgcacactgcacactgcacactgcacactgcacactgcacactgcacactgcacactgcacactgcacactgcacactgcacactgcacactgcacactgcacactgcacactgcacactgcacactgcacactgcacactgcacactgcacactgctctggGGGCCCCGCTGGCTGTGGGGGAGTTCTTAGCCACTTTCTTCATTGAAAGCCACCGTAAAGTACTCTTGgcacatgcaaacaaatgcacacacacacacacacacgcacctcacacacacacacacacacacacagacatacacacgccacacacacacaccccacacaccacacatgctcacacacagacacacacacacacacacacacacacacacacacacacacacacacacacacctcacacaccccacacacacacacacacaccacacaccccacacacacacacacacacacacacctcacacaccacacacaccccacacacacacactcacgcacacacacctcacacacacaccacacacactctctcacaccacacacactcacacacgctctcacacgccacacacacacagacacacacactcacacacactcacacacatgctcacacacagaacagtgcGCCCCATACGCTTGAGTACAAGAGCGGAAGCGGGCTCTTGGTGTTTAgaatgtctgagtgtgtttttCTGGGGAAATCGTCTTGACTTCACCGTTCTTTCCCAAGGGGAAGTTTTCTTGGTTGCCATGACACCCTTTACTGTTGTACCCATCTAACCTGTTCACCATAAAACACACCCCTTTcatgaccccccctcccccccccccagaatgcGTTCATCTCCTTCCATCTCTGCTTCCGTCTTTGAGCTTGCGCTGTAAGGCTGTACGACCGTCTCCCGCCTCTCGTCCAATGAGGGTTCAGTCACGTGACCAGAGGCCCTGCTTACCGCAGCTTTCAGGTTTGGGTTTCActgtgagcgggggggggagcttgGGGCTTTCTGTGTGGGGGTCTCTGAGTGGGTCCCCACACAGGGGGTTAAAGATGAAGCCCCTCTGCCTTACAGGGGGTCTGGCTTAATTCGGGCAGAATTGGACTTTGAGATCCTGTCTGATCCTTTTCCTGGTAGAGGGGTTTGGGCTCCCTGTCGTCATGTCTTCTTGCCTGaaaggggggttgggttggggggggggggggacaggaggggggggctgcaggagagCAGTCCTCTCGTATCCACGGAGAGATAATGCAGATTTTAAATAGACCACATTTCGGCTGTGAGTGGGACTCCTGCTTCATGCAAAATGCATCCGCGCCGCTGGTCTGAAGAGGCTTTGTGCTGAGCCGGGCATCGTGGGTAATGGAAGGAGTGCGTCTCCCCGGCGACCGCGGTCTGAAAGCCcccgagcgggggggggcgggccgggCCGCTCTGCGCCGCGTAGCGTGAAGGGGGCGGCGGGACCTCTGGGACAGGAGAGTGTGTCCCGTCCCATCCAGTCCCACGAGGCGGGGCCGTGTCCT carries:
- the si:ch73-22o12.1 gene encoding nectin-2 isoform X1, whose protein sequence is MAKDRNECFSNCLLVLAAILTIQGAVSQKVKVQPEVVSYPGETVNLRCSFLDHGGIQLTQVSWIWEPKDGARDNIAVFHPQFGASYPASPLTGRVTFPNPSLENPSIEIKDVKMTDEGTYVCEYATYPSGNEQGETVLVMLAKPKNTASIVTVTAGQKPVVVARCESANGKPPATIKWVSVVNGNGTVVSAPGTDNTVTVSSEYRLVPTPADNGKDLSCVVTHRTQDKPQSLPLKLAIEYPPQVTVVGYDNNWYVGRADVSLTCQATGNPVPESVDWKVLSGQMPETVQRKGNKLVVLKVDDRVNTTFVCEVKNRLGVGKDQVTVVVRVNRLPMKGATTGSIIGAIIGVIILLALIATAVVMIRKHRNKSKDVDGPPNYKPPPPKKTGGSVENLAASRENVTEALPLNMYYETNGEPVTNLDGYSDEEPGYNDDSGHEGAPSGLEESALHPRDEVPEEHLYVTPIDVDYPGGEEYPGGEEHPGREEYPGGEEYRGGEDEAEPHPAPSRGDSFMSPAMYV
- the si:ch73-22o12.1 gene encoding poliovirus receptor isoform X2, encoding MAKDRNECFSNCLLVLAAILTIQGAVSQKVKVQPEVVSYPGETVNLRCSFLDHGGIQLTQVSWIWEPKDGARDNIAVFHPQFGASYPASPLTGRVTFPNPSLENPSIEIKDVKMTDEGTYVCEYATYPSGNEQGETVLVMLAKPKNTASIVTVTAGQKPVVVARCESANGKPPATIKWVSVVNGNGTVVSAPGTDNTVTVSSEYRLVPTPADNGKDLSCVVTHRTQDKPQSLPLKLAIEYPPQVTVVGYDNNWYVGRADVSLTCQATGNPVPESVDWKVLSGQMPETVQRKGNKLVVLKVDDRVNTTFVCEVKNRLGVGKDQVTVVVREPIKNSSNVGVVAGAIIGSLLALLLVAALIAFLVTRSRRRQQGYRGNANQGSYDIKTRIFGGKKASKNGAGGNGSGPAYAYRESDSETLTEKSNNLRRDGGGVANAAPSAHDILLSNDLDESERRKFDGLEDGEEDEDERYDQFRGSGPILQLRPPEEEAGGYLDDDMESQRDGSVISRTAVYV